The Moorena producens PAL-8-15-08-1 genomic interval TTCAAGCCTATTTGAATAAACCAGAATTGACTGCTCAAAAGCTTGTTGACATTAACGGTAGTCGCTTTTTCAGAACAGGAGATTTAGCAGCTATTTTACCCAACGGCAAACTAGAAATTAGGGGTCGTTGTAATTATATGGTCAATCTGCGGGGGTATAATGTATCCTTAGCTGGGATTGAAAACACCTTATTAGAACATCCGGAAATAAAAAGCTGTGTAGTTATTATTCAAGGAAAAGAAGAAGCAGAAAAGAAACTGATAGCCTATTTCGTACCTCAGCAAAAAAGCACTGAACCCCAGCAGATTAGGGAGCTAAAATTAAGGTTACGTCATCATTTACAAGACCATTTACCACCTCACATGATTCCATCGGTATTTGTGGTAATCGATAAAATTCCCATGACACCGATGGGTAAGTTGGATCGTCGCCAACTACCAAGTATAGACCATTCTCGCCCAGAATTGGCAGTACCTTTAGTCAAATCCCAATCGGATACACAGAAAGGTATTGCTCAGATTTGGCAAGAAGTACTTCAGTTAGAGGAAGTAGGAATTAATGATAATTTCTTCGATTTAGGTGGTAATTCTTTACTGCTGATCCGGGTTCACAAAAACCTGAGCAAAATCTTGGCAATACATCTACCTGTAACAACACTGTTTGAACACCCAACTATTGCTACTCTGGCTCAATATTTGGAACAAGAACAGGTAGGAAAAACAGCGGTTAAGCGCTACGAAAAAAGAAATAAATCCATCCAGCATGGCTCTGATATAGCCATAGTTGGTATGTCTTGTCGGTTTCCTGGGGCAAACAATACCGATGCTTTCTGGAACAATTTACGAGATGGGGTAGAATCAATTTCCTTCTTTAGCGATCGCGAAATTGAGCTAGAAGATCCCAACTGGATCGAACACCCCAATTATGTTAAAGCCAGTCCTATCTTGCCAGATATTGACCTATTTGATGCTGAGTTCTTCGGCTACAGCGATAAAGAAGCTGAACTAATGGACCCCCAACATCGGCTTTTCCTGGAATGTGCTTGGGAAGCGCTGGAAATTGCTGGTTATAATCCTGGAAATTATCCAGGTTCGGTGGGAGTTTATGGGGGTTCGAGTCCCAGTACCTACCTAATTAATAATATATCTCATAGCTTAGGCTCTTCTCGGACAAGTCCTTTGCTTACCCATTGTCTATTTAGGGGCACTAAAGATGTGCATACCGACCTAGGCAATGGGGGAGATTACTTACCCATGCGGGTCTCCTACAAATTGAACCTAAAAGGGCCTAGTGTTAATGTTCAAACTGCCTGTTCCACCTCACTAGTTGCGGTTCACTTAGCTTGTCAGAGTTTACGCAGTGGTGAATCTGACTTAGCACTAGCTGGGGGGGTTTCGATCTTCGTTCCTCAAAAGACTGGTTATTTATACCAAGAAGGCATGATGTTGTCTCCCGATGGTCACTGTCGTGCTTTTGATGCTGAAGGTCAAGGAACCTTATTTGGTAGTGGAGTTGGCATAGTTGTCTTGAAGCGATTAGAGGAAGCGATCGCTGATGGAGACCATATATATGCCACCATCAAAGGGTCAGCAATTAATAATGATGGGGCGGTTAAAGTTAGCTACACAGCTCCTAGCATAGAAGGACAGATAGCAGCCATTTCCGAAGCACTGGCTATGGCTAACATAGATCCTAGGACGGTGAGTTATGTGGAAACCCATGGAACTGGGACACCCCTGGGAGATCCAATTGAGATTGCAGCACTGACAAAAGCGTTTCGACAAAGTACGAACAGCCAGGACAATAATTTTTGCGCGATTGGCTCGGTGAAAACTAATATCGGGCATCTCGATGTCACCGCAGGGATAGCAGGTCTAATTAAAACAGTGCTGGCACTCCATAACAAAGCCATTCCGCCAAGCTTGCACTTTAAAGAACCCAATCCCAACATAGATTTCCCCAATAGTCCCTTTTACGTTAATACAGCCCTCACCCCATGGGAACCAAAGGTCACCCCTCTCCGTGCTGGAGTCAGTTCCTTTGGTATGGGTGGAACCAATGCCCATGTTGTTCTAGAGGAAGCCCCGAAACAAGTTGAAAGTGGATCCCCCCTAACCCCCCTTAATAAGGGGGGCATAAGCGAAGCATCCCATGGCTTACCCCTTAATCAGGGGGGCAACAGCGAAGCATCCCATGGCTTCCCCCTTGCTAAGGGGGGCAACAGCGAAGCCTCCCATGGCTTACCCCTTAATCAGGGGGGCAACAGCGAAGCCTCCCATGGCTTACCCCTTAATCAGGGGGGCATAAGCGAAGCATCCCATGGCTTCCCCCTTGCTAAGGGGGGCAACAGCGAAGCATCCCATGGCTTCCCCCTTAATCAGGGGGGCAACAGCGAAGCCTCCTATGGCTTCCCCCTTGCTAAGGGGGACGGGAGGGGGATCGAAAAAAGTAAGTCAAAAGGCAAACGTGAACGTTCTGTGCATATTTTGACTCTATCAGGGCAAACAGAGCAAGCTGTGGCAGAGTCGGTACAGAATTATATAACTTATCTGGAGTCTCATCGGGAAGGGGAGATTGCCGATATCTGTTTTACTGCCAATGGTGGACGTCAGCATTTTAACCATCGTTTGGCTGTTATTGCTGGCTCCACTCAAGACCTTCTGGAGCAGTTGCAAAGGTTTGGAAAGCCTGTTGATATCAACGATAGTTCCGAACCCCCAACAATTCACTCCCTCAAAGCAGACTCTACCAAGCAGATTGCCTTTGTGTTTACCGGACAAGGTTCTCAGTATATTGGTATGGGTCGTCAACTCTACGAAACTCAACCCACTTTCCGCAAAAATTTAGACGAATGCGATCGCATCCTCCGTTCCTACTTAGATATTCCCTTGTTGGAAGTTCTCTACCCAGATTTAGATAACAATAAACCGGAAACAGAACCTGACTCACCCATTCACCAAACAAGCTATACCCAACCTGCCATCTTTGCTATTGAATATGCCCTGGCCGGGTTGTGGAAATCCTGGGGTATCGAACCGGATGTAGTAATGGGTCATAGCATTGGGGAGTATGTGGCGGCTTGTGTTGCTGGGGTTTTTAGCCTAGAAGACGGACTGAAACTAATTGCCCAACGGGGTAGGTTGATGCAATCCTTACCCCAAGATGGAGAAATGCTAGCGTTGTTAGCTTCAGTTGCAGACGCAGCAGAAGCAATTAAACCCTATGGCCGGGATGTGTCTTTGGCTGCGATTAATGGGCCCCAGAGTGTGGTAATTTCGGGAAAAAGAGCCGCAATTAACACAATTGAGCGCAATCTTGCCGCAAAGGGAGTCAAAACCAAGAAATTAACTGTTTCCCATGCTTTCCACTCTCCCTTGATGGAACCGATATTGGCAGAGTTTGAGCAGGTGGTGGCACAGGTGCGGTTTAATCTACCACAGTTAAAACTGATCAGCAATGTTACCGGAGAACTAGCCACAGAAGAAATAACCACCAGCAACTATTGGTGCGATCATCTCCGGCAACCAGTACAATTTATGGCTAGTATGTCAACCTTGGAACAGCTTGGGATAGATGTATTGGTAGAGATTGGAGCCAAACCAATTTTATTAGGAATGGGTCGTCAGTGCCTCCCCGAACATCAAGGGTTATGGTTACCTAGTCTGCGTCCTGGACAAGAAGATTGGCAACAAATATTAACCAGTTTGGCAGAACTGTATTTGCATGGTGTGCCAGTCAATTGGCTCGGTTTTGACCAAGACTTTGCTCGTCATCGCATTCCCTTACCCACTTATCCTTTTCAAAGGCAACGTTATTGGGTGAGTCCAGAGGATAGTTTAATGGGAATAACTGCCCCTTCAACATCCCCAGGAGCGATTGGCGCGGTAGCGCCAGCGCTAAAAGCGATCGCACCAAAAGATATAGGTAAAAAGCCGGATATTGCTGACTGGTTTTATATTCCATCTTGGAAACGGTCTATTCCCCCTGCTTATCAACCAGGTGAAAAGCTGCTTGAGTCTGACACTCTAGTATTTATCGATGAGTGCGGACTCGGAGAGGAACTAGCAGAAAAACTGGACATACAGGGCAGTGACGTTGTAAGGGTGAGTCCCGGTTCGGAGTTTGCTAAGCAAAGCGATCGCTTCTACACCATTAATCCCACCCAAGCTGATGACTACCATACCCTACTCCAAGAACTGAAACAACTGAATAAAAACCCCAGTAGCATTATTCATCTGTGGAGTGTCACCCCAAATAACCACACAGAATTAGGAATAGAATCTTTTGAAGCGTCTCAGGATTTGGGTTTATACAGCCTGATATTTCTTGTCCAAGCCCTTGAAAAACTGAATTTTATCAATTCACTCCAACTTACAGTTGTATCAAACAACCTGCAGGAAGTGAGCGGAGAAGAAGTATTATCTCCAGAGAAAGCAACCCTGCTGGCAGCCTGTAAAGTTATTGGACAAGAATATCCCAATATAAACTGTCGCAGTATCGATCTTGTTCTTCCCCCATCCCAAAAGCAAAAGCAGGAAAAACTTGTAACCCAACTACTGGGGGAAATAACAGCACAGTCGGAAGATTTAACCATCGCTTACCGGGGTAAACATCGCTGGGTGCAAAAGTTTGAACCTGTGGGATTAGAAACACCTGGAACAGGGACATTACCTCTGACAAAAGAAGGGGTTTATCTCATTATCGGTGGACTAGGGGCGATTGGTCTGTCCCTAGGGTCACACTTGGCAAAAACTGTACGGGCCAAACTAATCTTAACGGGACGTTCCTTATTTCCTGCCAGGGATGATTGGTCTCAATGGCTAGCCACCCACGATGCAGAAGATCGGATTAGTCGGAAAATTAAGAAATTGCAGGCTATGGAGGCTATGGGAGCGGAGGTGATGGTACTCAATGCTGATGTAGCCCATGGACAACAAATGGAAGAAGCGATCGCACAAGCAGAGGCTCGCTTTGGTAACATCAATGGAGTCATCCACAGTGTTATGTTTACCGGAGACAAGGCATTGTGTTCCATCAAGGAAATAACTAAAACTGATATTTGGCAGCACTTTCACGGAAAAGTACAGGGAACCATAGTCTTATCAAAGGTTTTGCAGAACAAAAACCTTGACTTTTGTATCTTAATGTCCTCCATCGCATCAGTGCTAGGGGGTTTGGGGGACGTTGCTTACTCGGCAGCCAATCTGTTTATGGATGTTTTCGTTCACCAGCAGAACCGGGTTAATTCGGTTCCTTGGTTGAGTGTAAACTGGGAGACTTGGGAATTCCCAAAACAAGATCGAAATTATGACATTGCAGCAGGGCTGGCTGAATTTGCCATAACTCCAGAAGAGGGTATCCAAGCCTTTGAAAAGGTTTTATCCACTCCAGAACTCGATCAAATTATTGTATCTAGTGGAGATTTACAAGCTCGTATCGATCAATGGGTCAAACTTAAATCTGTAAAAGAACGAAATAACCAGCATCAACAAGTATCATCTCCGTCGGTTGATTTGCGTAAGCAATTAGAGACAGCTCCTATGGGAGAGCGTCAGGGATTATTGGTTACTCACGTCCGCGCGCAGGTAGCCAAAGTACTCGGAATTGCTCCTGAGCGAATAACATTAGAGCAAAAACTCATAGACTTAGGATTAGATTCTTTGATGTCTATTGAGTTGAGAAATACTCTCCAATTGAGTCTGGGTTTGTCTGTGCCTTCTACTTTACTCTTTGACTATCCAACACCCGAAGCGTTGACTAGCTATTTGGATCAAGAAGTTCTTGGCTTTCAGGACTCAAAAAGTTTAAGCAATGCCTCCATCAAACAAGGTATAGTCGAGGATAACTCCTACCGTTCTACTTTAGTATCGATTCAGCCAAATGGTTCAAAACCTCCTCTGTTCTTTGCCCCCGGAGTCTTGGGTAATGTTTTCGATATCTATCCCTTGGCACAACACCTTGCTTCAGAGCAACCTTTATACGGCTTGCGATCGCTTGGTTTAGATGAGGACGAAAAGCCATTAACCCGGATGGAAGACATAGCAGCCCACCACATCCAAGCCTTACAAGCCGTTCAGCCTAAGGGGCCATATTTTCTGGGCGGTCATTCAGCAGGAGGAAAGGTGGTTTTTGAGATGGCTCAACAGTTAAAAAATCAGGGACAGGAGGTAGCTTTACTTGCCATAATGGATGGTTTAGGGACAAATGTTCAAAAATATCAAGATTTTGCTGATTGGGACAATACTAAACTCATCAACGATATCAGCAGTTTTTATCAAGGTTCTTTAGGAGAAGCGGTCAACGTTGATCCTGAAACACTTCAATCTATTGGAGAGGAGCAACAGTTAAATTATCTTCTGGAAAGATTGAGCATAGCTGGTTTTAAATTAAGCCAAGATGAACTAAAACGTATTTTTCAAGTTTACAAAGCTAACGTCCAAGCTGATGTTGACTATATACCACAGGAGAGTTACCCAACTTCAATTACTTTCTTCCGAGCTATGGAAACAGAAGTCTTTGAGGCTACCCTCGGTGAAACAACAATACTGGAAGACCCAACTTGGGGGTGGGGTAAGGTTTCTGCTGAACCTGTGACAATTTATGAGATTCCAGGCAACCATTTCACGATGATGGGAGAACCAAATGTTGGAGTTCTAGCCCAAACCCTGAGGACTTGTCTGGAAAGCAACTGCAATCTCTAAACTAATTGCACTATCAACAATCTCTGATTAACTATCAAATTACCAACAAAGAGAAAAACCATGAGAAAAATATTAGCTTTATGGGCAACCCTTCGCTCAACCTCCACCGCCTTTGAAACTATGATGCTCCAAAGAGGTGATTTTCTTATTGTTCACGAACCTTTTGGCTTATCTTACTACAACTCCCCAGACCGTCGCGATACTAATCGTTATCCAGATATAGAACTCAATCCTGAATATAATTACCAAACAACATGGCAAAGGCTAAAACAACAGGCAGATTCCCAGGCTGTTTTTATCAAGGATATGGCTTATTATATGTTCCACGTAGCCGATCGAGAATTTTTGTCTATATTTGAAAATACTTTTCTGGTGCGTCATCCCGCTCAAATGCTCCCATCATTTTACGACAAGTGGCCTGATTTTACTTTAGAAGAAACCGGTTATGCTGAAATCTACAAACTATTTGAAATGGCGAAAGAAGTCAGTGGAAAAATTCCAGTAGTAATTGACTCGGACGATCTGGTACAAAAACCAGAATCAACAGTTAAAGCTTACTGCGATGCTGTTGGTATACCGTTCATTAAAGAAGCCCTAAAATGGGAACCGAAATCCCGTCCCGAACTTACTAATTGGGACGGAGGAACTTGGATCGCTAACGCAATGTCTAGTAGTGGCTTCAAGGAGCAAAAAAAAGATAATTATGTGGCAGTGGAAGATAATAAACACTTACAAAATGCTTATAATTTTTGTTTGCCTTATTACGAAAAGCTTTACGAACATCGACTTCGTATTGCTTAAAGTTGATGTTGAAATTAATGAACATTATAGCAACTATTAAATTCCCCGGTTAATAAATAAAATTATTAACCGGGGAATTTAAAAATTAGAAGGCGATATCAAAAATTAGAGATGAAACTCATGCAAAACAAACGTTTTATAACAGTTGATAGCAACCGTTTTCACTATATGTGGTTGTGGGATAATTGCCAATACTCATTGAAAATCCCTGTGAAGATATATGAAATTCCCAATTAAAGCTGTACGTTTCCCAATAAATCCAATTATTAAGCAGGGAATGCCAGGATTAGAAGGTGATCGTGGTGCTAACATTAATGGTCCATCCCTGATTCGTGTTCCTAACTGGATTGAAAATCCCCTAGGACGCTATTATCTTTATTTTGCTCATCACTTGGGTAAATATATTCGTCTTGCCTATGCCGACTCTCTAGAAGGAGAATGGAAGATCTATGAGCAGGGAACCCTACACTTGGATGAAACAACTTGCTTGGATCATATTGCGTCTCCAGATGTCCATGTTGACAATGAAGCCCAAGAAATACGGATGTACTTTCATGGCGACTATGAGGGGAGGGATAAGTACGATCAGGTGACAATGCTGGCAAAATCTCAAGATGGTCTGCATTTTACTGCTTTGCCAGAGATACTTGGACCATACTATTTTCGAGTTTTCCAGCACAACGGATTCCACTATGCCATTGCCAACAATTGGTATGGTACAGTGATGAACAACCGTCCCATAGCTGGAATTGTACTGCGGTCAAAAGACGGTGTGACTACTTTTGAGCCAGGACAAGATTTTATACCTAACCTACGACACGGTGCTGTATTGGTAAAAGGTGACCGATTGCTCGTATTCTACTCCAGATATGGCGATGCTCCTGAACGTGTTTTAATGAGCTACGTGGATTTAAGCAAGGATTGGGACAAGTGGATTCCTTCAGAACCAGTGACAGTTATTGAACCAGAAATGGATTATGAGGGAGTTGCTTTACCTATTGTCTCTTCGGAAGTTGGTGTTGCAGAAGAACCGGTGCGAGAACTGCGCGATCCAGCTATTTACACCGAAGGAGAAAAAACATACTTACTGTATTCAGTAGCAGGGGAAGAAGGTATCGCGATCGCTGAACTGAAATTTTGCGATTAAAAGGAATTTGTTTAAAAGAATCTTGTTTCGGCACAATTACATAAACATAGGAAAGAAGATTTACTAGTATACCCGAATTTATCACAAGGAGTGCGATCGATCAATTCCTAATCTTATGTATAGCGGTTTGTACCCTAATGAGGTACATATATTTTTTTACCTTTTCCCTCTTCTGACTTCACTGCTCCCTGCTCCCTGCTCCCTGCTCCCTAAAACCCGAAAACTTGTACATTACTAGCTTAAAAAACGCTATACTACAGAATGAAGTGCGAAAAGTAGTATAATAACTACTAACTTAGTTTGTGAAATTGTGGATACAAAGAATAACCAGGATGAATACTATTAACATTCCCCCGACCTTCAAAGTTACAAAAGAACAATTCCAAATACTCGCTACTGCTAACCGAGAAAAGCGCCTCGAACGTACTGCTAATGGAGAATTAATTGTTATGCCCCCTACAGGAGGCAATACGGGAAAACGCAACGCACAATTATCTGCACAATTTGTTATTTGGAACAATCAAACCAAACTCGGAGTTGTTTTTGACTCTTCTTGTGCTTTTCGTCTTCCTAATGGTGCCGATCGCTCTCCTGATGTCAGTTGGGTCAAAATAGAACGCTGGAATCAACTCACACCAGAACAACAAGACACTTTCCCACCCCTTTGTCCTGATTTTGTCCTTGAGTTACGCTCCCGTACTGACACGATGGAAAGTTTAAGACAAAAAATGCAAGAATATTTAGACAATGGCATAAGCTTAGGCTGGTTAATCGATCCCAAAAATAGAATCGTAGAAATTTATAAACCTCAACAACAGGTGAAGGTGTTTAACTCTCCTAAGACGCTATCTGCAGAAGAAGTATTACCTGGATTTAGTTTAAATTTTGAAACCGTTTGGTAGTTAGGATGAAGTCATCGAATTGATGGCTCAAGGGAACAGGGAACAGCGGATCTGGGAACAGTAGGAAAGAACTCGGAGGATTTTTTGGTGTTATAAAGAATCCGCATAATTTTTTATGATATATTTGTAAATACTATACTTTAACTACTACTGATTCCACCTTAGCAGCAATTGAAGCCGCCTTACCCATTGACCCTCAGCCCGATAGTATTAGCGATCGCACTGTAAAATTAAGGTGGATGAGGTCTTTAAGTAGATATGCCAGCTAAAGACATTTACCACGACTGTGTCAAAAATGCTCTCATTTTGGTGAGCTGTTGTTAAAAAACAATCGAGTTCGTCTTTTGGTTTTTGATTCTGAAGCGGAGGATATTATTAAATGGACACTTTAGAGCGAGACCGGGAGATTATTCAAAAAATAATCTCTGACTACGCACAAATTCCTTATTCTTACGGAGAAATTGAACGAAATAGCGTGTTTGATTGTGATCGCGATCGCTATCTATTGATGATAGTTGGTTGGGAGGGAGTGCGTCAAGTTCACGGCTGTATCATTCATGTGGAAATTATCGAGGGCAAAATCTGGATTCATCGCGATGGGACAGAGGATGGCATCGCTGGGGAACTCCTAGAAGCAGGCATTCCCAAAGAGCGTATTGTTCTAGGCTTTAAATCACCCGGAGTTAGGAAGCACACAGGGTTTGCAGTTGCCTAAAGTCACTCTGTAATAAGTAATAAGTGAAGAAGAGGCTCTATCTAATTGATATAGCACTACGGGCAAGGCAAGAGGCAAGAGGCAAAAGGCAACAGTTGAGTACAATAGCTTTTGTTGCTTGTATCAATGTCCTAACTTTAATGCGTAGTGCTATATAATTTAGAGTGATCGCTAATTCCCACAACTTTAAAGTAGAGGTCAACAATGGCAGCCAGAGATACCTTCCATGAAGCCGTAAAATCAGCTTTACAGAAGGACGGCTGGTGTATTACTCACGATCCTCTCTATATCAATTTTGCTGAAGTGGAAATTTACATCGATTTGGGTGCAGAACGACTCATTGCAGCCGAAAAAGATGAAGAAAAAATAGCTGTTGAAATTAAAACCTTTCTAAGGCCTTCGGCAATTTCTGAATTCCATACGGTTTTGGGACAATTCCTTAACTATCGCTTTGCCCTCAAAGCAGAAGATCCAGAGAGATTATTGTATTTAGCTATTCCTCTTGAAATTCACGAGACCTTCTTTGCCCGTCGCTTCGTTCAACTTATTACCCAAGAGTATCAAGTTAAATTGCTTGTATTTGAGCCAACTAAGGAGGAAATTGTTCAATGGCAAAACTAGAGCAATATCGGCAATTCGTAAAAGAGATTCTAACCGAATACAGCAGCCACAAACCCGCTTATGGTGAAGTAGAAGTGGAATTAATCTTTGATACCGAAAGAGACCGCTACCAGCTTGTCCATGCCGGATGGAGTAATCGTCGCCGTATTTATGGTTCCACCATCCACATTGACCTTAAAGATAATAAGATTTGGATTCAAAATGATGGTACAGAAGTTGGGATTGCTAACGTTTTAGTTGAACGCGGTGTGCCTCATCAAGATATTGTTCTAGCCTATCATGCCCCTTATCTAAGGAAATTTACTGAATTCGGAGTGGGATAATAAATAATAACTTAGCTTTTTAAATTGTCCATACCAAGAATAACCAGGAGGTTTTGATGGTAACTTCTTTAACTACTTCCGATGCCACCTTAGCAGCAATTGAAGCGGCCTTACCCATTGACCCTCAGCCCTATACTATTGGCGATCGCCCCACGGGTTTGATCGTTGTGGATGTGCTCAATGGCTTTTGCACTGTTGGTTTTGGTCCTTTGGCTCCAACAGAACCAAATCAGCAAATAGCCACCATGGTATCAGAAAGCGATCGCCTAGCCAAAGCTTTCACAGCCAAAGGTTGGCCAGTCTTAGCTTTCCTAGATACCCACGAACCAGGCAAACCAGAACCTCCCTATCCTCCTCATTGTGAAAAAGGGTCTGGGGAAGAAAAGCTCGTTCCTGAACTGGAATGGCTAGAAACTCATCCCCACGCCACCTTAATTAAAAAAGACTGCATCAATGGTTTTATCGGTTCCATGGATGTAGATACTGGCAACAATAGTTTAATTCGCTGGATAAACCAGCACAAGCTAGAAGTCTTAGTAGTTGTTGGCATCTGCACCGATATTTGTGTAATGGACTTCGTGGTTACTATGCTATCAGCACGCAATCATGATATGGTACCAACGTTAAAAGATATTGCCGTCTATACCGAAGGTTGTTCAACCTTCGACCTCTCGGCAGAGATGGCAGCCCAGCAGGGTTTGCCAAAGACGGCCATTCATCCCCAGGAAATCGCTCATCATGTTGGTTTATACACCATGGCAGAGCGTGGAGCGTTCATTGCTTCTACAATAAATTTACCTTTTTAATAAAAAAAATGAAATCTCGACTAACAATTGTCACAGGTGCAAGCGGCGCTCTGGGTAACAGTTTTATTGAACACTTTCTACAGCAAGAAAATACCACTTGCGTAGCCATTTCTAGAACCCCTCTGGAAACGGATGCCCTGCATTGCAAATTCGATCTTCTCGATAGCCAAGCCGCCGAGCAAGCCATCACTAATCTCGACCTTTCGGAAGTTTCTGATGTGATCCTTATCCATGGCGTAGGCAAATTCAAATATGAAATCGAGACAGAAACCACCGAGGCAGACTGGGATGAAAAGGGAGTTGACGATGAAATATTCTCATCAAACTACCATACCTTTGTCAACGTAGCCCAGCCACTTGTCGAAAAACTTAACCAAGAGCATCAATGCAATCGCCAGACGACCCTTGCTCTTTGTGGTTTCGGTTCTGTTACGGATAAATATAAGATCCCTTTCTGGCGCTCTTATACTTACGCCAAAGATACCTTACGGAGCTATATCCAAGACCTAGCTCAGTCAGAAGACTGGCAAGGACTAATCAGGGGACGGTTTATCAATGTGAGTACTACAGACACAGGTAATGAAAACAAATTGCGACCAAATGCAACAGCTGAAGAGAAAAAATATTGGCTCAAGCCAGAAAAAATCGTCCAGCAATCTCTAGAATCTCTGGAGTCCTTGCAGCCTCTGTGGCAGGAAATAGATGTCTATGAACCCATGCCAGGATTCGAGCCAGACGACTATTACAGCAATTACGATAAAATTCAAGAAAAATGGCAACGACAAATGGGAGCACCATCTTCATTAAC includes:
- a CDS encoding XisI protein; the protein is MAKLEQYRQFVKEILTEYSSHKPAYGEVEVELIFDTERDRYQLVHAGWSNRRRIYGSTIHIDLKDNKIWIQNDGTEVGIANVLVERGVPHQDIVLAYHAPYLRKFTEFGVG
- a CDS encoding isochorismatase family protein, giving the protein MVTSLTTSDATLAAIEAALPIDPQPYTIGDRPTGLIVVDVLNGFCTVGFGPLAPTEPNQQIATMVSESDRLAKAFTAKGWPVLAFLDTHEPGKPEPPYPPHCEKGSGEEKLVPELEWLETHPHATLIKKDCINGFIGSMDVDTGNNSLIRWINQHKLEVLVVVGICTDICVMDFVVTMLSARNHDMVPTLKDIAVYTEGCSTFDLSAEMAAQQGLPKTAIHPQEIAHHVGLYTMAERGAFIASTINLPF